The genome window TGTCCGGATGTTTGAGAATTAAGTTTTAACGTTATTATTCGCGCGTTTATATTTTCTGGTTTACCAAATTCATGGGTAACGACGCTTGTTTCTTCCCGCCAAAACCATATCTAATCGGACGATTTATCTGCTCGGCGATAATTTCCACATTTTTGTGAATATCCAAAACCGCTTCGTTAAGCAAAAGTTCATTTATTTTTGTTTGCTCAACGTTAGCGTTTGTTTTTTCTTTCAGTTCGTTGTGTAATTTTTTTATAATTATAATATCCTCTTTGGGAAATTCGTCAATTATTGAATTTATGTGTTTGAGGCGGTTTTTATCTTCAACGTATGGTGAAAGCAAATCAATTCTGTTTCTTTCCAACGAGTCCATCTGTTCAACCACAAAATCTATTTCCGTTGAAAGCGTCCTTATTTCCGTTAAATTTCGTGCATTTATTGCGTCATGCATTTTTGCGTTCATTATTTTTAATTGTCCCTGAAGCATAATCTGTTGCGAGATTATCGTCTTGAATTTTTTTATTATGTCTTTATCCATTTTTCTCCTCCGAATTTGAAATATTATCTAATTTTTCTTTTATTTTTCGTACATAATTTTGAGTTTCTCTAAACGGGGGAATACCGCCGTATTTTTCTACATTTGTAGGACCTGCATTATACGCGGCAAGAGCAAGGTTTACGTTTCCATTAAACTTGTTAAGCATTTGTTTAAGATACTGAGTCGCTCCCATAACGTTTTCCGACGGATTAAAAACATTTTTTACACCCATGTCTTTTGCCGTTTTCGGCATAAGCTGC of Chitinispirillales bacterium contains these proteins:
- a CDS encoding flagellar protein FlgN; amino-acid sequence: MDKDIIKKFKTIISQQIMLQGQLKIMNAKMHDAINARNLTEIRTLSTEIDFVVEQMDSLERNRIDLLSPYVEDKNRLKHINSIIDEFPKEDIIIIKKLHNELKEKTNANVEQTKINELLLNEAVLDIHKNVEIIAEQINRPIRYGFGGKKQASLPMNLVNQKI